One segment of Cataglyphis hispanica isolate Lineage 1 chromosome 23, ULB_Chis1_1.0, whole genome shotgun sequence DNA contains the following:
- the LOC126857864 gene encoding small glutamine-rich tetratricopeptide repeat-containing protein alpha-like, with product MAVKGLISAIVQFLTDQLQDGDITADSRESLEVAIQCLESAYNVQASDAPANFNLYQVYKNTVENAASNLGPEATAESKAEAERLKNEGNALMKQEKHHEALANYTKAIQLDGRNAVYYCNRAAVHSKLGNHALAIKDCHTALSIDPSYSKAYGRLGLAYSSLERHKEAKESYEKALAMEPDNESYRNNLQLAEEKLAQLGVNQNLPNMPGGMDLSALLSNPALMNMARQMLSDPTMQNMMCNLMSGNVEEGGRMEVLIEAGQQLAQQMQNANPELIESLRRQMGGNPNDPEPPQQN from the exons ATGGCTGTCAAAGGATTAATTTCGGCGATTGTTCAGTTTTTGACTGATCAATTGCAAGATGGGGACATAACTGCTGACTCCCGTGAAAGTTTAGAAGTGGCAATCCAGTGTCTGGAAAGTGCTTACAATGTGCAAGCTTCTGATGCTCCggcaaattttaatctatatcaAGTTTATAAGAATACTGTGGAGAACGCAGCGTCTAATTTAGGCCCAGAAGCTACAGCAGAATCAAAGGCTGAGGCggaaagattgaaaaatgaaGGCAATGCACTTATGAAACAAGAAAAACATCACGAAGCACTTGCTAACTATACaaa AGCAATACAATTGGATGGTCGCAATGCagtatattattgcaatagaGCTGCTGTTCACAGCAAACTTGGCAATCATGCCTTAGCCATTAAAGATTGTCACACAGCACTTTCCATCGATCCCTCATATAGTAAGGCATATGGTCGGTTAGGCTTAGCATATTCTAGTTTGGAGAGGCATAAAGAAGCTAAGGAAAGTTATGAAAAAGCTTTAGCAATGGAACCAGATAATGAAAGTTATCGAAACAATTTACAATTAGCGGAAGAGAAATTGGCTCAATTAGGTGTCAATCAGAATCTGCCTAATATGCCTGGTGGTATGGATTTGAGTGCTCTTCTAAGCAATCCTGCTCTAATGAATATGGCACGTCAAATGTTATCCGACCCAACTATGCAGAATATGATGTGTAATCTTATGTCCGGCAATGTGGAGGAAGGTGGTCGTATGGAAGTACTCATAGAAGC agGTCAACAATTGGCACAGCAAATGCAGAATGCGAATCCTGAATTAATTGAATCGCTAAGACGACAAATGGGCGGCAATCCGAACGATCCAGAACCACcgcagcaaaattaa